One part of the Bacteroidales bacterium genome encodes these proteins:
- the prmC gene encoding peptide chain release factor N(5)-glutamine methyltransferase, which yields MKVQHWNYYIKNSLHQLYEYNEAKSITEWLLSDVLKFKYRVQVYEEKDYITSDYQNKLIQQKFKRLLRYEPIQYVIHKAWFCDLEFFVCPAVLIPRPETEELCYKILNEVNIPNASVLDIGTGSGCLAISLKKKRPLWQLVATDISKKAIKIASCNAKRHLVNVNFMLDDVLQTTIADKTNYFDVIVSNPPYIPESEKNKMLDNVVKYEPSIALFVPDDDPIVYYRAIMKLANHILKPNGSLYLEVHEYYADLVMQMFVENLWNTNIDLDIHGKKRFIKAQKNG from the coding sequence ATGAAAGTTCAGCATTGGAATTATTATATAAAAAATTCGTTACACCAGTTGTACGAATACAACGAAGCGAAATCGATTACCGAATGGCTGCTTAGCGATGTTTTAAAGTTTAAATACAGAGTGCAGGTTTACGAAGAAAAAGATTATATAACAAGCGATTATCAAAATAAATTAATACAACAAAAATTTAAACGTCTTTTACGATACGAGCCTATTCAATATGTTATTCATAAAGCTTGGTTTTGCGATTTAGAATTTTTTGTATGTCCAGCTGTACTTATTCCACGTCCCGAAACCGAAGAGCTGTGCTACAAAATTCTCAACGAAGTCAATATTCCCAATGCCTCTGTGCTCGATATTGGCACCGGTAGCGGTTGTCTTGCTATTTCGTTAAAGAAAAAACGCCCATTATGGCAATTAGTCGCCACCGATATTTCTAAAAAAGCCATTAAAATAGCCTCTTGTAATGCTAAGCGGCATCTGGTAAATGTTAATTTTATGCTAGATGATGTATTACAAACTACTATTGCCGATAAAACCAATTATTTTGATGTAATTGTTAGTAATCCGCCTTATATTCCTGAATCCGAAAAAAATAAGATGTTAGATAATGTTGTAAAATACGAACCTTCGATAGCGCTATTTGTACCCGACGACGATCCTATTGTTTATTACCGTGCCATTATGAAGCTTGCAAACCATATATTAAAGCCTAACGGAAGTTTATATTTAGAAGTGCACGAATATTATGCAGATTTAGTGATGCAAATGTTTGTAGAAAACTTATGGAATACCAATATTGATCTCGATATTCACGGAAAAAAGCGATTTATAAAAGCTCAAAAGAATGGATGA
- a CDS encoding RecX family transcriptional regulator, whose protein sequence is MDDLKNWLQKMQHVCSSKEYCKFDIQQKLKSSNLNSDSIERILSELEEQHYIDEDRYIHAFVHDKFWINRWGKMKIRYALYQKQLPEGKIENALNEITDDEYIQHFTSLAKAKWKSLSDNDEPIRQQKLIRYLMGRGVEFEIAKKIANDVNS, encoded by the coding sequence ATGGATGATCTAAAAAATTGGTTACAAAAAATGCAGCATGTATGTTCGTCGAAAGAATATTGTAAATTCGATATACAACAAAAGCTAAAATCGTCGAATTTAAATTCTGATTCGATCGAACGCATATTATCTGAACTCGAAGAACAACATTACATTGACGAAGATCGTTATATACACGCTTTTGTACACGATAAATTTTGGATTAACCGATGGGGAAAGATGAAAATACGTTATGCCCTGTACCAAAAGCAACTTCCGGAAGGTAAAATAGAAAATGCACTTAACGAAATTACCGATGATGAATATATTCAACATTTTACATCATTGGCAAAAGCAAAATGGAAAAGCTTATCGGATAACGACGAGCCAATACGACAACAAAAACTCATTCGATATTTAATGGGACGAGGCGTTGAATTCGAAATTGCGAAAAAAATAGCCAACGACGTAAATAGTTAA
- a CDS encoding type I restriction endonuclease subunit R: MNNNTKYNLVAENTQSTVVAEYQPEYRTETSYQTEAELENAFIKRLQTQGYEYLTFKNEAELIKNLRSCLETLNNIAFTDEEWNHFLKSEIANPNHSITEKTATIQEDYIKILKRSDGTTKNIYLIDKQNIHNNKLQVTHQYATDEGVRSNRYDVTILVNGLPLVHIELKRRGVALQEAFNQINRYQRESFWSGTGLFEYIQIFVISNGTHTKYYSNTTRFQHIKEMSDRKAPKGKRTSNSFEFTSWWADETNNPIMDLMDFTKTFFARHTLLNVLTRYCVFTTERLLLVMRPYQIVATEKILKKIEISSNYKKYGTIEAGGYIWHTTGSGKTLTSFKTAQLASRLAYIDKVLFVVDRKDLDYQTMKEYDRFERGAANSNTSTAILKRQLEDPKARIIITTIQKLERFIKANKGHTIFDGHVVLIFDECHRSQFGEMHAAITKAFKKYHLFGFTGTPIFAVNASNPYRPDMRTTDQVFGERLHAYTIVDAIRDRNVLPFKVDYVSTMHEAEQIEDKKVPDIDRERALEAPERIAQIVTYIIDHFDQKTKRNSFYQLNERRLAGFNSILAVSSIDVAKKYYAEFKKQINLLPPSKALKIALIYSFATNEDDLDGVLDENSEDTTGLDKSSRDFLEDAIRDYNAMFGTSYDTSSDKFQNYYKDVSQRMKNREIDMLIVVNMFLTGFDATTLNTLWVDKNLRMHGLLQAFSRTNRILNAVKTHGNIVCFRNLEEETNKAIALFGDKEASSIVLIRPYEDYYYGYTDAEKNEEKPGYKALVEEMLEKYPIGKPIVGEHKQKEFIKLYGKILRLKNILSTFDQFSGNEILAERDFQDYQSIYIDLYNQYRKSSDAEKETINDDLVFEIELIKQVEINIDYILELIQKYHQDHIKNKEILVDIIKAIDASLKLRNKKDLILEFIQELDILKEVKGVEEPIRDRWQSYIVEKRIKELEKMIDEEKLDREKTYTFIRNSFKRGYIESIGTEFAQILPPMSRFTPSGERTKKRETVLQKITDFFERFFDISNDEI, encoded by the coding sequence ATGAACAACAACACAAAATACAACTTAGTAGCCGAAAATACCCAAAGCACCGTTGTTGCAGAATATCAGCCAGAATACCGCACAGAAACGAGCTACCAAACCGAAGCTGAATTAGAAAACGCCTTCATCAAACGACTGCAAACACAGGGCTATGAATACCTTACGTTCAAAAACGAAGCGGAACTTATTAAAAACCTTCGCAGCTGTCTTGAAACACTCAATAACATTGCCTTTACCGATGAAGAATGGAACCATTTTTTAAAATCAGAAATAGCCAATCCCAATCACAGTATCACCGAAAAAACTGCTACCATACAAGAAGATTATATTAAAATACTAAAACGCAGCGATGGAACTACAAAAAACATTTACTTAATCGATAAACAAAACATCCACAACAATAAACTGCAGGTTACCCATCAATACGCAACCGATGAGGGAGTTCGCTCCAATCGCTACGATGTTACCATACTTGTCAATGGTCTTCCGCTGGTACATATAGAGCTAAAACGCCGAGGTGTCGCTCTGCAAGAGGCTTTCAATCAGATTAACCGCTACCAGCGCGAAAGCTTTTGGTCAGGAACGGGTCTTTTTGAGTATATTCAGATTTTTGTTATTTCCAATGGTACGCATACCAAGTATTACAGCAACACCACACGGTTTCAGCACATCAAAGAGATGAGCGACCGAAAAGCCCCCAAAGGCAAACGCACGAGCAACAGCTTTGAGTTTACCAGCTGGTGGGCCGACGAGACCAACAACCCCATCATGGACCTGATGGACTTTACAAAAACATTTTTTGCCCGCCATACCCTTTTGAATGTACTCACGCGGTACTGTGTTTTTACCACCGAAAGGCTTTTGCTGGTAATGCGACCTTACCAGATTGTTGCAACCGAAAAGATTCTGAAAAAAATCGAAATCAGCAGCAATTACAAAAAATACGGAACCATAGAAGCAGGAGGCTATATATGGCACACCACAGGCTCGGGCAAAACCCTTACCAGTTTCAAGACCGCACAGTTGGCAAGCCGTTTAGCCTACATCGATAAAGTGCTCTTTGTAGTTGACCGCAAAGACTTAGACTACCAGACAATGAAAGAGTACGACAGGTTTGAAAGGGGAGCCGCCAACAGCAACACAAGCACCGCCATATTAAAACGCCAGCTCGAAGACCCCAAAGCCCGCATTATCATCACCACCATTCAGAAACTGGAGCGATTCATCAAAGCCAATAAAGGTCATACCATATTTGATGGCCACGTGGTGCTCATTTTCGACGAATGTCATCGCAGCCAGTTTGGCGAAATGCATGCCGCTATTACCAAAGCGTTCAAAAAATATCATCTCTTTGGCTTCACCGGAACACCCATTTTTGCGGTGAATGCTTCTAACCCATACCGCCCCGATATGCGAACCACCGACCAGGTGTTTGGCGAACGTTTACACGCTTATACCATTGTCGATGCCATCAGAGACAGAAATGTCCTTCCGTTTAAAGTAGATTATGTCTCAACCATGCACGAAGCCGAACAAATTGAGGACAAAAAGGTGCCCGATATCGATAGAGAACGAGCATTAGAAGCTCCCGAACGCATTGCCCAAATTGTAACCTACATCATCGACCACTTTGACCAAAAAACCAAACGAAACTCGTTTTACCAACTCAACGAACGCCGTTTGGCAGGATTTAACTCCATATTGGCAGTTTCTTCTATAGATGTTGCAAAAAAATACTACGCAGAGTTTAAAAAACAAATCAACCTTTTGCCACCAAGCAAAGCACTAAAAATTGCGCTTATCTATAGCTTTGCCACCAACGAAGACGACTTAGATGGTGTGTTGGACGAAAACTCCGAAGACACCACAGGGCTCGACAAAAGTTCTCGCGATTTTCTCGAAGATGCTATCCGCGACTACAACGCCATGTTTGGCACCTCGTACGATACCTCATCCGATAAATTTCAGAATTATTACAAAGATGTAAGCCAGCGGATGAAAAACCGCGAAATCGATATGCTCATTGTGGTTAATATGTTTCTTACCGGCTTCGATGCCACCACACTCAACACCCTGTGGGTAGATAAAAACCTCCGAATGCACGGACTATTGCAAGCGTTCTCACGCACCAACCGTATCCTTAACGCAGTTAAGACCCATGGCAATATCGTTTGCTTTCGCAATCTCGAAGAAGAGACCAACAAAGCCATTGCCCTTTTTGGCGACAAAGAAGCCAGCAGCATTGTACTTATTCGCCCATACGAAGATTACTACTATGGCTATACCGATGCAGAAAAAAACGAAGAAAAACCAGGCTACAAAGCATTGGTCGAAGAAATGCTCGAAAAATACCCCATTGGAAAACCCATTGTAGGTGAGCATAAACAAAAAGAATTTATCAAACTGTACGGTAAAATACTACGATTAAAAAATATTCTCAGCACTTTTGACCAGTTTAGCGGTAACGAAATTCTTGCCGAACGAGATTTTCAGGATTACCAAAGCATATATATCGATCTTTACAACCAATACCGAAAATCTTCTGATGCTGAAAAAGAAACCATAAACGACGATCTGGTTTTCGAAATTGAACTCATCAAACAGGTCGAAATTAACATCGACTACATTTTAGAGTTGATACAGAAATACCATCAAGACCACATCAAGAATAAAGAGATATTGGTAGATATCATCAAAGCTATTGATGCGAGCTTAAAACTTCGCAATAAAAAGGATCTGATTCTCGAATTCATTCAAGAACTCGATATTCTAAAAGAAGTTAAAGGAGTAGAAGAACCTATTCGCGACAGATGGCAAAGCTATATCGTTGAAAAACGGATAAAAGAGTTGGAAAAAATGATCGATGAAGAAAAACTCGATCGCGAAAAAACCTATACGTTTATAAGAAATTCTTTTAAAAGAGGCTACATCGAAAGCATCGGAACCGAGTTTGCCCAAATTCTTCCGCCCATGTCTCGATTTACTCCCAGTGGCGAAAGAACCAAAAAAAGAGAAACCGTACTCCAAAAAATAACCGATTTCTTTGAACGATTTTTTGATATTTCGAATGATGAGATATAA